The window AAGAATACACTAAATCCTAATAATTTGTCTACACTTTGAATTGTCATAGTGCTGTATCTTTGATGTTTCCCTCTCTCTTCCATCATTTTCCTCATCCCTGCAAAAAATAGGATGCTAGTTGGAGTTAAATGCAGACAAATCCAAGGTTACATAAACATAAAGAAAACTTTACACATACAACTTGATAGATTTTTCTCAAGATATGTCTTAAGATCTAAAAAGAGGTCTCAAGATAAATGGTTTGCAGGAACCTGCCTAAGGAATAGAGGTGGCCAAAGTTGAAATGAAGCATTACAGTGAGGGGAGATAACTGTCTATTCAGTAATGCCACtataggaagaaaacagctccTTGAGAGAAACTAGATTCCAGCATGGCCATACATTCTCAAGGGACAGTTCCAAGAAATGTAGTAAATTGGATGGGTAGAAAGCCCCCATGTAACAGGCAGAGAAAGATCCTTGTTGTACTTTTTGTGAACTGAAAGGCAAGAGAGCAAGCTGGACAGGGTAAGGGGAAAAATTGGTCCAAGATGGAtcagtggaaataaattttaacaaTGCATCCAGAAACCGGCAAAAGCATCCACCATCAGCTGACTGAATCCTGGCATCCTAATGATTTCTGCAGTGCACTTGgtatctgtatttgtatttgggGGCAACCTCTCATGCTGGTAAAGATGCAGCAGCCTCCTTTCTGGACTAATAAGCAAAGGCACTGCattgggatttttgttttcccacttgTTGCTCTTTGACACAGCTGAGGTTGGCTGCTTGACTAGCTCACATCACCGACTAGATCACAGCATGACAGTCCATGCGTCTCTGTGCGCTCCAACCTTCCATCACAGTTTACTTTTCAAGTAAGAAATGCAGTTCCTCTCCCCATTAGGCTGCAGCCCTTACCTTTGTCCAGGAAGGATCTGTATGGCAGCAGGTACAACGCATCTCTCAGCTAGCTTGGTTCAGCACAAAAccaaattgttttcatttgtctgcATTTGTCTGTGACAGAACCATTTACTAGTTACGGTTATTTGGAACTTGCTACCTCTTGGTTATGAATTGgtgaagtattttgaatttGATGGTTGTGTTTCTGTACCTGTGAGCAGTTTACTCTCAAAATGTTTACCCTTCTTCAGTTCTGAGGAGACTGTAGTCCTGTATTTAAACAGGGGAGAAGAGGTCTTTGAGTCCTGTGCTTGTGACAGTCTGTAAGCTCTGATTGATGCAGTATGCTTGCCTTACATTAAGAAACAAttgttaaaagattttttttttaatggcaaattttaaaaataaattgagctTATAAAACAAGCTagtgtttttgtgtttcagtgtgTGGTCAGTGCTTTGCTAGCAGCAGAGAGGATTTCAGGGCAGTTAGTATTGTAACCACCCAAGATTACCTTGCTTGCTTCAAGTGGCAGCGCTCCTTCAGTGGGGCAGTGCAGCTAGCTCTAGGGAATGCTGGCAACACAGGCTCCAAAGATTTCTAGGACTTTAATTAATTAtggaatcatctaggttggagaaggccttcaagatcatcaagtccaaccatccacTTGACATATGGAGTCCCATCACTAAGCCACGTCCACACATCTgttaaatacctgaagggatGGGGGCTCCACCACTTCACTGGGCAGGCTGTTCCGGGGAAAAGCCTTCCTACCTTCAAGCAGATCAGCATTCCTGCCTAACTTGGgatcatctgcaaacttaatGACGTTGCACTTGGTCATTTGCACAGGTCAAGAAAACTGTAGCCAGAATTTTGCCCTGGAGAAAGCCACTGGTGACCAGCTGCCAATGGGACTGAACTCTGTTCCCTGTGACTCTCTGAGCctgggaaaaagaataaatcattaTCCCTGTATAGAAACAGCAGATGAAAAGTAATCCTTGAAAGCTGGAAGAACAGGGCCACTGAGGATCCCATTTCAGAGCCTCTGACACATAAGACCAGCTCATGACTACGGAGTGTGGCTACAGAAGCTCCCACTTCAGCTCTGTCTAAAGGTACCCCTCTATCAGTCGTTGCTTCTATTCAGTTCTTCCATGGGCTGATACTTCAGTACAAGCCACTTAATTTAGTGCATTCATTATCCAAATCTGACATCAACTATAAAATCAGGAAATATGTCCACTTGAAGCTGGAGCCAAACTAAACCCAGTATGACGCATAACTGTAACCGCTCCAGGAAGATAAGGGGACagagctgataaaaaaaaagacagcagttCTCAGGCTCAAATATGAGTtgtaataaactttttttcaggttcTATCCAGggtttttccattttgcaaatTTGAATCaagtacaaaaaatataatgtatGGCACTTTTGGTGATAATATTGACATCATTTATAAATGGCAGATCAACTTCCCCCACTGCAAACACATAGACATTAAACACAACAATTGGTTTTCTTCAACTTCACTGTTACCTTTTAAAAGCATCACAGCTGAATCTTCCATATGACATAGAGTAATTCATGTAGATCACTACAGAAGTGGCCTTCATACCAAACCCTTGAAataggaagcttttttttttacttcattccTTATGTTAGCTTGCAGATCCCAATGGACCCTTCCCAGAGCCTCAAGGCTGGGTAAACTGGCTCTGTGAACTTGCAGCGGAAGGTGTGCAGATGGGCCATGCCATCCGTAACATTGTAGAAGGAAAGGATCCCCGCTTCATAATCCAGAAAAACACCAATGCGATCAGGATCATCTTCTACTGTGAGAGGGATCCTCTCCCCCTTGTGGAATGCCCAGTACTCAAAATCAAACCTTTTGATGCACCACGATGCCCTATTCCAGCCCAGGCGGCAGGTTTCAGAGTCTCCTTTCCTGCCAATGGAGGGGTAGGCTGCGCCAATCCACCACCCAGTTCCAGCCTGAAGGAGGTCAACTTCCCAGTAATGGCTCCCGGAAAGGAACGCATCTCTGCTTAGCACTTGCCATAATTTATCAAATCTCTGGGGAACACAGGGGTAAAACATCCTCCTCCAATTGCAGCTTACTACTAGAAGGTCATCAGACAACTTCAGCCTAGGATGAAGGCTGTTGTATTCCCAGGTTGGCGATCTTGCATCTgcaatcaaaaccaaaaacgTACTTGCTACATTTATCACAACTCATGAAAGAAGCCCAAAATTACAGAAAGCCTGAAAAAGAGCCCACAGCTGGCAATGGCTTGGAAACTGCAGATTTGTAaggaaacagacattttttaattggaaaacaCTGCACTATCAACATGCACTGATGCTTTAAAGTTGCGTTGGCTTTAAAGCAggtcagtaaaagaaaaatatgtaaaacagtGTATGTGTGTTTAACAAATGGTAAGAATACAACTAGGTAGGGAATAAACACAGAGCTTCTGCTTTTAAGTGGAATAGTTGGAGACTGGTAGCGTGATGACAGCCTAAGGTTTTTAGagagcactggagcaggctctTTGGTTGTGAGACCTCATTTCAGCGAGatcacatttgaaaaacagGCTAGGAGTTGGTTTCACACAGAGGCACGACAgctcagaggagcagcagcgtTTAAGTAGTGAAGGAACACAACCAACCAGCTCCCAGAGGACTTACGGCACTAAGTTTTCACCTAGCCTGTaacttacagaagaaaaaccaCAGTCTGGAACTATACCCTAGAAATCACTGTCTTAGCAGCAGCTTAGAATATTCTCACCATGAAGCAGCTGTTACAGGACTGGAAGTCACAAAGCCAGAAAAAGACCTCTATACCCATCTGTGGTGTTTCAGAAAGACAAGTAAGTAGTACACGAGTCGTGACTAAAAGATACAGCTGCATGCCACACCTCCCTTGCCTTGCTGTGGCCCCTAGCATTAGCTATATTTAACATACAGGAACCAGTGGTGCACCAGTCGCTGTTGTTTTATACACAGCCTT of the Oxyura jamaicensis isolate SHBP4307 breed ruddy duck chromosome Z unlocalized genomic scaffold, BPBGC_Ojam_1.0 oxyZ_random_OJ64908, whole genome shotgun sequence genome contains:
- the TRIM14 gene encoding tripartite motif-containing protein 14 isoform X3, which codes for MQETKSQLEQWHPIPLSFEHVLNYYKHLMTVLQSVLQKPLEVRLKEDVFSSLNATTKKEPGTMLKTMSPVDRLLFLKHARSPTWEYNSLHPRLKLSDDLLVVSCNWRRMFYPCVPQRFDKLWQVLSRDAFLSGSHYWEVDLLQAGTGWWIGAAYPSIGRKGDSETCRLGWNRASWCIKRFDFEYWAFHKGERIPLTVEDDPDRIGVFLDYEAGILSFYNVTDGMAHLHTFRCKFTEPVYPALRLWEGSIGICKLT
- the TRIM14 gene encoding tripartite motif-containing protein 14 isoform X1, yielding MAKKQLSDRMTELQLLLREEESLARNLIDEKTQQALEAHGQQVESCREKLASLETFSCRIRETQQNSDIIQFLEKSIEIEKEMQETKSQLEQWHPIPLSFEHVLNYYKHLMTVLQSVLQKPLEVRLKEDVFSSLNATTKKEPGTMLKTMSPVDRLLFLKHARSPTWEYNSLHPRLKLSDDLLVVSCNWRRMFYPCVPQRFDKLWQVLSRDAFLSGSHYWEVDLLQAGTGWWIGAAYPSIGRKGDSETCRLGWNRASWCIKRFDFEYWAFHKGERIPLTVEDDPDRIGVFLDYEAGILSFYNVTDGMAHLHTFRCKFTEPVYPALRLWEGSIGICKLT